Genomic window (Vulpes lagopus strain Blue_001 chromosome 6, ASM1834538v1, whole genome shotgun sequence):
AAGTACAAATACCTCTACATTTCTTGCGTGTGCTTTTCAACGGTTTCTATTTTGCAACCCCAAAACATCTGTTTCTGTCAGTCTCTGGACCTCTTGGTCTGGTCCAGTGAATCTTTTGTATGTCCAGCAAAACTGAAGTTGTTCTAGCCATTAAACCATGGAATTCTGACCCATCTCCTCCAGAACACATGTTCCCAGATTCACCTGGTGTCCCTACCAGGCATCACACTCATGACTACCTTTGCCTTACCTGGAAATGTTCGCTTTAGTATTGTCCACCTTCTAAAATGCTATTGCATCTTCAACCTTCATTTTTCTACACTcctgttttttgtcttgtttaattCATTGTTTCCTCCAAGATCATTTTGGCTCCCCAAACCAGATTTTAAACTCTCAGAACAGGGGCCATACTTAATATCACTCCAAGGCTTACAGTACAAATCTTCTTTCTGAGCCCATATCAGTTGATtagccaatctcaaaaggttgCTTTTTCAGTCTATTACTTTTAAATGAGTGATTTAACAGGTCAGTTTTATTTCCTGATTATCCATTATATAAACTAGATTCTGAGAACTGGGAGGTTTAAAAGTCTTCTTTAGTTGGTCAGCTGGGAGAGGGAagaatttttgttctttgcttATGGTATATTACAGCGGTACATTTTGGAGTCTAAAAACCAGTTGGACTCACTATtgcttatttcaatttttttaagtttgtttgtagGAGAATAAATTAGCTAATGACATCATCTACCCCCTTTTTGAATCCTTGTTTACATAAAATTTcccaatttctcttttcatttctttcctgaatattcccaaattttaaaaatgatttttggtGTCTTTGTAGAAATTTGGAGCTttgatttttgtgttgttttatatttccatctgctaaatttaataaaagaccATAAAGTAATTTTCTTAAAGTTTGTTCTTAATTTATCCCATGTTTAGTTAGACTAAGTGCCAAGCTATGTTTGGCAAACTTGAGAAGGTAACTGCTAATTAACCAAAgtttatttaatgataaaaagaaagcaagagctCTCCTTTAAACTAGGTGTGAGAAGCTGATTTGAGCATGTTGAGTGCTGCCAAAGTGTTGCAGAATCCTCAGTTAATGATTTAATTAGCAGCAAACTGTCATCAGCCTAAGTAAATGTCTTAACACCTGTTTCTTTTAGTCAGTCCCTAGAGACTTAGACCTATAACTTCTAAGTCATTAATGTTTTGCTGTTATTAGAGTATGTTAACATAAGACTTCATTTGGTTagttttacaatatatatatatatatatatatatatatatatatatatatgtaaattcttTCCCCCTCTTTACTTCTCATTACCTAAACATCACATTTTTATATGAGTTTCCTTGCCACTGGTGGGAAACTATCCTGTATCacttataaagataaatattactataatgtattttaatattttggccACCCAATACCACAATATAATTTACAGATGTGTCTCTCCTCATTGAGAGTCATAGTGGAACATGAAACTCATGTGCCTGCCCTCCTCTTCAAAAGCTGACTTCAGATCACTGGAAATTCCTTCAGCATCTACCTACACTGGCAATGCCAAGGACTTTGAAGCCTGATCATTGTGGAAGTAAGGCTGAAGGAATGAGTTAGACTTCATCCATTTCCCAAGAAGTTTGTCAAGCAAGTCTTGCTACCAAGACTAGTTAAACTAGGACAGTTCAGAAGCTGTTCATCTTCAGCCTTCTCTCTAATCCTATGAACACACACGTGTTCTTCAAATGGAGTCACCcttcgttgtttttttttgtttgcttttgttttgttttgagagacagagagaatacaCAAGGTGGGGTGAcggatagaggaagagagagaacccaagcagACTCGATGCCCACATGATGGAGGGcgcaatttcatgaccctgagatcacaatctgagctgaaatcaagagttagacacttaaccactgagacacccaggcaccctgagaatcACTCTTTGTAAAATCAACCTaaagttattttgttgttgttgttgcttgcaAACAAAATGATTCTGTAATACATTCACCATTATTGTTATTGTCTTGTTTTGTATCTGCCAATATATAGCTACAGAAAGAAAGCTACATAATACCTTTAattattaattagaattttttctttttattacttaacatgcattaaaaaaactctcatcaccaaaaaaaaaaaaaaaactaatattatgCCATATTTCCTATTATTTGGAAAGGCTGACTCAGGTGAATGTTAAATGTTAGAATGCTGGAATATCTAGGAGCAAGAAAAAGATAAGAGACCATGAAAATAATCCCCCACATTCTGAGGGTGACATGCAACTTCTTACTTATGCaacagtgagaaagaaaaggaatattgggtactttatttttgaattaagTGCATACTACTTTGATAGGAATATTTGGATTATTGATTATACACTTGAAATAGTgaatagaaatgtaaataaaaataccatttaactaactcaatttaaaattagagcaagagaaaaaactaaaattttgttcacatatttagaaaaaaatggtatATACTTGATGGAGTTATAAAATGTCTTtgatgaataaaacaaattatagtCTGAGACAAATCATAGAATGTGAGATCATTTACTAGAGCGTCCTCAAGTCACTGATCATGTTTGACAATACATTATAGTACTTTAAATCTAATAGAGTTGATTGATgagtcaataaaacaaaaacaaaacaaaactgtcacATACCAATCCCAGTAGTTTGGTTTATCTGTTTCTACTAAGCCTAATCCTAAATCTTGACTACTCCCTACTTCCTCAGTGACCAACAATGAAATGTCATCACTTATTTCCCAGGTAATGTCTACTTCCATAACACTAACTCTTCCCTCATAGAATGTCAAAGAtttttgagaagataaaaatagaaccTCTTCTGGAGGAAGTAGGAGAATCCTGCTCTAATTcaacctcatttcacagatgaaggatTTAATGGAAAATTACATTAGCATCtacttttgcttaaaaataatctattaaaaaTGCCTTAGAAATCAGGTTATTGGGGCACAtggtggctcagtccatcaagcatctgcctttgtctcaggccatgatcccaaggtcctaggatctatccccacattgggctccctgctcaatggggagtctacttctcccttgaCCCCTCCCCTTggctcattctcactctctctctcttctcaaataaataaataaaacccttaaaaaaaacccagatgatTTGTATACACCATAATTTCACCAAAATTCTATCATTTGAGATATCTGAGTCCCAGAActgatttagaaattttaatacatttttgagaCACTATAGAGGCTTAAAGTGAGAAGTTCAGTTGAACTTATCTTATAATTAACTTTTCTACTCAATGACTTCTTCCCACTCCTAATTTCTGTCTCTGGGAAAAACGttaatacataatacattttttaaaaaaatttaaacaagaagTTTATTTAAACAACAAGAGCTTGACTTGAAGGGAAAACTATCTaggattcatttcttttagagtaATATATCCCTACTTAAAGACAGATTGCCCTACATGTAGAGGCTACATactaaaaagttataaaattctCCTTGGTTTTACAATGATcaatgaaaaacatgaaaattttccAATCGAACAAGGTATGCAAAGAtttttatgttattctttttttgttaaacagTGAGAGCAAAATAACTTACCGGAATATAAAGATAAGAGCTGACTGAGTAGGTCACTACTGGAGAGAGGGGGTATTTTCACAGAAGCAGTATTTTCCCCCATCCCATCTCCATTTGACATCGATCAAAACATGTCATTGgccatttagttttaaaaaaatgcaatatgcTTGTGCACATACACAGTTACTTTATGTACAACAAAGGAATGGGGAAGGGGAAACTGAGAGAATAGAGAAAACTATATTGTAGTAGTCAGGGTGTGGTGGAGCCAAATTACAGCTTTCTATTTGAGAATGTCTTCTTGGTCTGGAGGAACAGAGGTCTGGAGTAAAGTAGCAGGTTTCCTTTTTAGTAGACCTCCTGTCTGCTGCTGGAACACATCAATTGTATCTTTAGCCTCCATTTCCAACTGTGCAGGTATGTCTGTTTCATTGATTGACTGCCCATCAAATCGGAATCTGATCTGCCTCATTAACAAATCCTGTCGTTCACAATAGGCTTTCATTAGTTTACTAAGTGGTGTATCCCTCTTAATCTTAAACTGCACCACAGAACCATCCTGCCCTGCCACCTTCAAATTAATATGATCATTGTTCTCAGGCTCCACTCCTTCCTTGGGCTTTTGGTCAGCCATGGAGAGCTCCAGAGTCTTCTCAGCTGCAGCTTCACAAAAGACGTACCAGGTTCTCACTGAACGAGCACACTCATAATACAAATTTGATTAAATTATCATTCATTGTTTTAACCAAACTTGGAAGTATTTAGCttcaaattttagtttatttgttttactcAGCATTTTGGAAAGGAAATTTCCCTCAAAAAAGTATGTAACCCATGTACTCATAAAATTGTTTCTAGACTTGGTACTTCATTGTTTTCCCTGTTTTACAGCCAAACCCAGTGAAAAATTTCCTAATACATTTCACTTGGTTTTCAATGAAAACGggatattattaatttctttagaTATTATTTCTTGGAAATATATGTTCAATGTGCAATCTACCATTAGGAAAACTAAAACACCATCTAAGTTATTATgactaaaaagaaaaggatgacaGATTTATCCTTaacatgaaataaatcagtcaagTTATTGCAAAAGCTCTTCATTTCAATCATTACTACTCAACACTATTGCATACTTGTCGCTtcttttaaaacaacacataAGAGATCTAAATGGCACATCAGCTAAGGTGAAATAAAAAGTGAGTAATTTATCTCACGATGTGTTAGGTTTTCATACTGATCTTTGTGGTTAGGATAATCATCGATTTATGAGTAGGCATTCCATTGGGAAAATGTATTTGTGATGTTAAAAATCCTGATATTTCAACAAGAAATTATGCATCATAGAGCTACTTCCTTGCCAAAGATGTTACAAACACATTTAGCCGCACACACACAAGATGCACTAATCTAGAATATACAAATACAAGGTGTCAGGTATAACTTAGATGAGCTGGAAGAGAGCAGTTGATACTGAATGGAAGTCCTCAAACCCAAATGAGTATTTTTAGAAGGTAAGGGAggaaagcaaaatcaagagagtGAAATGAACATCAGAGAAAAAAACTCATCAGCTGGTGGGATAATCTTTCCTACACAGTCAGCTCTCATTTTTACCTCCATCTTTTATATGCTGGCTAATTAGCCCAAGAGACAAAAGTTGCAGACCATTATTAGATTTAGTAAAGGATCAAatccagaacaaaaaaaaaatttagattatgataatctcttttaatttatttaaaagttctgCATGAAATTGGCTCTCCAGGCTTCAATCATATGATAAACATATCTATATGGCTATTAGTTGCTGCTTTCAAATGCTCTGGGTTTTTGGTgactattaattttatattagtgGTCATCCCTTTCCAACTAGTTGAAAGTATGCTTTACATTTTAAGTTAAGATGGGTCTTTTTCTTGAATATGTGGAAACTAAGAAATACTTTGGAGAGTTCAGATATAATGCATAGCATAAaatatagagatgttgaatcattatgctgtacaacTGGAACTAAGGTAGTATTGTGCTTTAActgtactcaaataaaaaatttttaaatgtaatgcaAAGATTCAGACTGAGAAAAAGTTTAAATCTTATTACCAGGTGGAGAATTGActgaagaaataaggaaatgggaCCCAGAGATAGACTTCTGCCTCTAAGACTggtacgtttttttttttttttttaatttattcgttgctttaaaaaaatgaagaaaaaaaagtagctgaATAACTTCTGGTTGGCTGGATGCCggtattatttttattggcaAGAGCCTCTGAGTGGCTGAAAGGTGGCCATTAACACTCTGACAGAAAGTGCTGACAGGGTGATTATAAGATTAACACCCTATGTTATATTAAGAGTGTCAAAACCTCACTCTTACCTGTCAGTGGAAAATAACAGCATGAGCAGAAACATTACAGAAACAGAACTATTTCTAATGTTAAAGTGCCATGCTTTAGTGTCTCTCAACTTTTTCAAATGCCCATGTTAGCTACTGAATTTAGCTGATGGTTGAAGACATTCTTTTTTACTCATCAAATAGTTGATTTCAGGAGCAAAAGATTTATAAGAACTGTACATTATAGTCATCCTCCTTTGGAACAAAGTCTCACAAATGATTTAGCCAGAATAAACTAATTATGAACATGATTTCTTTTATAAACCCAAATTGTTTTTCTCAGCAATTCTTTACTTCAATTATGAAGGaacatttaatgaaaaagttattttatagatTGTCTTTGTAATGCTTGGTAGTTGAAAGCTGACAAATCCCAATATTCTGGCCCAGTAATCACATAATCAGGATGTTTCTCTTCAACaggatatttatttgtttgtccatttttaaacactttatttatttatttatttatttatttatttatttatttatgagagagagagcatgcttaTGCAATTGTGCAAGGGGgaggtgaaggggaggagggagagggacaagcagactccacactgagcaggagcctgacttgatcccatgactctgggatcatgacctaagacaaaaatcaagagtcctacACTTAacctaccaagccacccaggtccccctgttTGTTCACTCTGAGTCAGAAGGGGTTAGAGAATTCCTCCTCTGTATCACTGCAAGACTCTACTAAATgtgcataaatataaaatatcaacatCAATTAAACCATAAAAACCTCTAAGTtggtgatttgttttgttttgttttgtttgggggggtATGGCTGTTCAACATGTCAAGTTGATTATTCTTTTGACAGGGTTCTGcctgagaaaaatgtaaaagttaaaaattgtagGATAAGGTGCAGTTTAGGGAGATCTTTAACATGGAGATGCTGGGTCAGAGAAGAGGTTGAAGAGGGAAAATTATCTTTTCCAGATTTCTGGGGACCCTAACAAGGTTAATCCCATTTGAGGTTCTATTAGATCTAGACACCACCCAGAAGTCCTGGGTTCAGCTTCAGTTTCCACCTACCCTGTCTCAGAAGATCCATCCATAGAATCAAGTTAGGTTCATGACAGCATCCAGGACTTCAGAAGCCTCAGGGACTAAGAGAGTTGATGTGGGAGGACTTGAGGGGAAAGACAGGAACTAGGCTATAGGCCTAGTTTGACTTACAaccttaaaatatttagatataggACATATCACCTTCCACATGTATTCTTGCCCTGTGATCTTGCACCACAAAGTCAGGGATATGCCTGGTAGGATACTATTACTatccaaatatttcctttttctcaccCATGTGAAGAATTCTCAAATTGCTTTCTATTATGAATTCAGTCTATTAGTCATATATTTAATAGGTAGGATAGTTTTTCATAAATGCTAATAACTTCCATTCCAATAATTGGATTAGCTAAAATAATCAGTAAGCCCAAGAAAGCTCCTGAATTTGTTACTGACTTGGTAACCAGTCAAAGTCTAAGCTGTCTTAAATAGACATCATAGAACTCCATTGGAGTTCCAAATAGCAGAGTTATTTGCATGATTTATTCTAAAAATCATCACAGAATCATTCAAGATGGATGGATCTTTTCCcaagcaaacaataaaaaaagtggTTTTGAAGACAATAATGGAAGAAGCCCTAAACTCCAAATCAGGACACTGAATTCTAATGCCAGCTCTGCCTTCAACTGTACCTGTGAAAAAATGTACTCTCTGAGCTTCATTGAGAAAGATGGAATATATTAGTGGGGTCTTGATGGCCCCAAGCAACCTCTCAGGACTTGTATAGGGTAAATGGTACTTAGGACTCCCACCATAACTCAATGCAACAACttccttgaaatatatatatatatatatatatatatatatatatatgaagaatatctatattcatatatatatattcattcatcatataaatgaagaatatatatttatatatattcattcatcatATATactatgtactatatatataaatatatatgaagtatatatgaaatatatatgatgaatgaatgagtatatatgaagaatatatattcatatatatattcattctttcatcagatatatatatatgaactatgTACTAtagcatatgaatatatattaaatatatataaaatatatccttaATAATAATTCTGGTGTGAAAACAGCAGTTTTCAAACCACAGACTAGATAATACCAAAAGTTCATCccagctaaaacaaaacaaacaaaacaaaaaaccctatggttttatttatggaaaaacaaagaaaggcttTGGTAATCAAACATAGGTGAAACTTTCCTTCTttgatgttaaaatttttaaaaaaagaaaaaaatctaagaatccACTACAGGATATTTACTCATTTCCCCCCTTAATGGGATCCCAATCTGGTTGAGACGCTCAAATTTTTAGCCCTTGCTATTCAGAAGGGCTGATTTTCCTGTTGGATTTGCAAGTATTCCCACTTGAATCAACCACTTTGGTGAGGATGAACAGACAGTAGATTTTGGCACTCGGGAACTAAAGGCCAAAAGTGAGAGGTAATGACTTTCATGAAAATAAGGACAAGAGATTgctgagagatttttaaagagagCACCACATGGGCTGAAATGATCAGGAATGAAGATAATGTAAGCAGGAAAGCATTAGGCTGAGTAGAGAGGAGAAATGCAGCAGGCAGACTGTGTAGAATGGAAAGGTAACGGTAGTCCAGCTGTGAATTGACCAGGGCCCCTATTTGGCACAGGGGAcgaggggagagggaggaccTGCGTCAAACTTGCCAAAGAAGACAAGTCAAGTAAGTGTCAGAATGGGAAAGGAGCCAGTATCCCTAGGCATCCCATCTACAATCTCCGTTCACGTGAACACAATTTCTCTTTTGGGAAAGTAACCTTTGTCCTTTATCCTAAGTACTTTCTAATCATCCACATCCTACTATAAGGTTACATTTTAATGGAAGTCAACTTGGAGACTTCTCCAGTGACATGAAACTGTTTTCTTTCACTCTGTGGTTTAACAGTTTCTCCACAGTAACAGGGCAGTCTTTTTATTACCAGAAACATGGACCTTATTTGTGGTCTTTAGCCATGGCAAAGCTCCCGTTAAAGCCAATGGGAGTTGTGGCTAAGTAAACCTTGgtgaataatattcatttttttttacaaggtttGGAATATGAAGCAATGAGAATTGTTATTTGCTTATTATGTGTTGCCTTTGGTTCCCATGAAAGCATTACCACAAAGAGGATGTAGGATTATGTCTTCCTTTAGGTACACAATGCAAATCTTGAAATCTTGAACAGAAGCCATATATTCTTCAGGAAGGAAACACATGTAATTTTAGCTAGCTCttaattattgatttataaattctCTTTGTCCGGTTCAGTTTAATGCTTGAAAGCACGTTTCTAGAAAAGGAATTAGTTTTTCATTCCTTTACTATTCCTAGCAAATTCTCTGAGTTCTATTCCACCCTAAAAAAGTATGAAGAGATCCTAGTTTCAGAAAAAGGCAGTTTCATTTAGAGAATGttccagaaaaatatatttcctaaataatttttgaagactttatatcaaataataaataatgctgtttGTATTAGAAATTATCTTATTGCAATTCTGTGATCTGATgtgaaaaagaatcacaaaattgACACAAGCCAAATGAGCCTCACCATACTGATATATGTATGATAACTCTATCGTGACCACCATGGTGGCATCCCGTCACGTTAAACATTTGCACACTGTcccttcttttaacttttttttcagacTGTCCCTTCTACTCATTCTCCTAATGTTGATGTTGTGTGATAAATACTGGAGGGAAATCACTATTGTAATCCGATAATTGAGCACAACCAAGAGtactacttgaatttttttttttctattttggattaTGTCAGAAAATATGGTAACAGTTTGACTGGACTGACTCAATCATTCACTCACTAATGGAGTTACTTTGGCAGTCTTAAAACACAGCGCACTAGTAACCACTTCTTTCTCCTGAAAATGCTACCTTTCCCTTTCTATGACCCAGCTCTATGCTGGTTAATTTCCTACATGTCTGACTACTCTTTCCCAGTGTCTTTAATTACCTCCTCTTTCTCAgccttccaaaaaacaaaacaaaacaaaacaaaacaaaaacaaacaaaaaaaccctcatgtttccctcagtttttgttgttgttgttttgttgttgttgttgttgttgttgttctcttcCTGGGTACATTCGGCCACATCCACACCCTCAACTACAAGTCCCTGAGCTGGCCACTTATTTCGACAAATTAAGTCatattggaatacagccacacTCGTTCATTGTTATGGCTATTTTCTCACTGCGATGGCAGATCTGAGTAGTCATGACACAGGATGGATGGCCCACCAGTCCTAAAGCACTTACTATGTGGTCCTTTGACAAAAGTCTGCCAACACCTGACGTAGTTGACTCTCCATAAAGTTGTAGCAGGCGGTTGAAATTTAACATGTTCAAAGCTAAATTGATTTCATGCTCTTGTCATCtacttattttgtttcattgaatattttcaaagtgtCTTTATCTATCTCTCTCCTCATAGTTCCTGTGGTCACAATAGTATACTGGTCTCTCTCAAGGCTGAACTCTCATCACCTGTTTTACTCAttgattttattcatctcttGCCTGAATAGTTTTGTATCTAATCTCACGTTTAGCATCTATTTCTCTAAATGTATCATACACTGTTGTCGGTTATCATAAATGCCACCTATTCATGCGTTTACTGCTTAAATTCCATCGGTATCACCTATTACTTCATGATAGTAATAAACTTCATACCAAATCCTTGGCGTGTCATTCAAGTCCATTTACTGTACATTCCCATCTCCTACTGCTACCACTGCTATTTTCAAGACACGATTTCCCAAGCACTTGATATCCTTTCTATCTCATGCGTGTCTTTATTATTATCTCTCTGCTTgaaatgattttctaatttttcttctctgattctaCTC
Coding sequences:
- the LOC121492722 gene encoding small ubiquitin-related modifier 2-A-like produces the protein MADQKPKEGVEPENNDHINLKVAGQDGSVVQFKIKRDTPLSKLMKAYCERQDLLMRQIRFRFDGQSINETDIPAQLEMEAKDTIDVFQQQTGGLLKRKPATLLQTSVPPDQEDILK